The Bifidobacterium animalis subsp. animalis ATCC 25527 genomic interval TTCTTTTGTGCAAGGGTCCTTCGTCGTCGAAGAAGGATTGGGGTTGGGTTTGAAGGTTGGGTTAGTACAACCTTGTACTTCATGGTACCGCTCATATTCGGTCGGTGGGGACGAAAGGGTGGCGTGGGTCGGTTGACGCTTGGGATGACGCCGTTTGCTCGGCGTGTTGGTGTGGTGGCGTTCGCTCAGAACAATTGAAGTTTGGTTTCCTTGGCGTGTTATCGGTTGTGTGAGCGCTAACATATACATGACGCATGAGTTCATTGCAGAACTGAATCCCGAAGCAGGAGGAACCATGGCAGATTCAAAGGCGATTGCACAGGCCATTCGTGACGGGCGCACGTCGTTGGGCATTGAATTCGGTTCCACGCGCATCAAGGCGGTGCTCATCGACGATGAGCGCAATACGATCACTACCGGTGACTATGGTTGGCAGTCACATCTTGTGGACGGCCTGTGGTCGTATGACGTGGACAAGATCTGGCGCGGATTGCAGAGTGTCTATGCCGATGTGGCCGACCGCGTGGAGGCCGATTACGGCCTCAAGCTCACGCGCATCGGCCAGATTGGCTTCTCCGCGATGATGCATGGGTATCTCGCTTTCGATGCGGATGGTGAACTGCTTGTGCCGTTCCGGACCTGGCAGAACACCAACACGAGCGAGGCTCATGAGAAACTCTCCGAGCTTTTCCAATACAATATTCCGGAACGTTGGTCAATCGCGCACCTGTATCAGGCGGTACTCGACAATGAGCCGCATATCGGTTCCGTGCGCTATTTCACCACGCTTTCCGGCTATGTGCACTGGAAGCTCACCGGTCGCAAGGTACTGGGCATCGGTGATGCGTCCGGAATGTTCCCGATTGATCCGAACACCAAGACCTATGAGCAGGGATTCATTGAACAGTTCGATGCGCTGCCTGAAGTCGCCGCACAACCGTGGAAGCTCAACGATTTGCTTCCCGAACCGCTTGTTGCGGGCACCCCGGCCGGCGAACTCACGCCGGAAGGTGCGGCGCTGCTCGACCCGTCTGGCGTACTTCAGCCGGGAACGATGCTCGCTCCTCCGGAAGGTGATGCCGGAACCGGCATGGTGGCCACGAACTCGGTACGCCGTCGTACCGGCAACGTGTCTGCGGGAACCTCGATCTTCGCCACCGTTGTGCTTGAGCACAAACTCTCCAAGTTGCGCCCCGAAGTGGACTTGGTGACCACCCCCGCGGGCGATCTGGCCGGTATGAGCCATGCGAACAACTTCACCGCCGATCTCAATGGATGGGTGGACCTGTTCCGCCAGTTCTCACAGCTCAACGGACGAAACGTCGATGACGGCACCCTGTACGGCGAGCTGTTCCGCGCGGCCATAGGCGAGGATGCGGATCCAGATGCCGGTGGTCTGCTCGCCTACCCATTCCGTACCGGCGAATTTCTCGCCGGGCTCGCCGAGGGGCGTCCGCTGTTCGTGCGGGGGCCCGAGGCGCGATTCTCGCTCGCCAACTTCATGCGGGCACAGCTGTTTGGCGCATTCTCGCCGGTGACCATTGGTATGAACGTGATGACCGAGGACGAGGGCGTCGAGATTGACTCGCTGGTGGGCCATGGTGGCATCTTCGCCACGCCTGTGGTGGCGCAGCGTAT includes:
- a CDS encoding xylulokinase; this encodes MADSKAIAQAIRDGRTSLGIEFGSTRIKAVLIDDERNTITTGDYGWQSHLVDGLWSYDVDKIWRGLQSVYADVADRVEADYGLKLTRIGQIGFSAMMHGYLAFDADGELLVPFRTWQNTNTSEAHEKLSELFQYNIPERWSIAHLYQAVLDNEPHIGSVRYFTTLSGYVHWKLTGRKVLGIGDASGMFPIDPNTKTYEQGFIEQFDALPEVAAQPWKLNDLLPEPLVAGTPAGELTPEGAALLDPSGVLQPGTMLAPPEGDAGTGMVATNSVRRRTGNVSAGTSIFATVVLEHKLSKLRPEVDLVTTPAGDLAGMSHANNFTADLNGWVDLFRQFSQLNGRNVDDGTLYGELFRAAIGEDADPDAGGLLAYPFRTGEFLAGLAEGRPLFVRGPEARFSLANFMRAQLFGAFSPVTIGMNVMTEDEGVEIDSLVGHGGIFATPVVAQRILAAAFNTPIRVMTTASEGGAWGMAVLADYLRHADLTLADYLDDVVFAGAESVTEAPRPDDVDGFQRFFARFVKALPVERSAVEHVEIGG